One genomic window of Numida meleagris isolate 19003 breed g44 Domestic line chromosome 1, NumMel1.0, whole genome shotgun sequence includes the following:
- the ARGLU1 gene encoding arginine and glutamate-rich protein 1, whose protein sequence is MGRSRSRSSSRSKHTKSSKHNKKNRSRSRSRSREKERARKRSKSRESKRNRRRESRSRSRSNTAPSSRRDRERERERASSPPDRIDIFGRTVSKRSSLDEKQKREEEEKKAEFERQRKIRQQEIEEKLIEEETARRVEELVAKRVEEELEKRKDEIEREVLRRVEEAKRIMEKQLLEELERQRQAELAAQKAREEEERAKREELERILEENNRKIAEAQAKLAEEQLKIVEEQRKIHEERMKLEQERQRQQKEEQKIILGKGKSRPKLSFSLKSQD, encoded by the exons ATGGGTCGGTCCCGCAGCCGGAGCTCGTCCCGCTCCAAGCACACCAAGAGCTCAAAGCACAACAAGAAGAACCGGAGCCGCTCGCGGTCCCGCTCTCGGGAGAAAGAGCGGGCGCGGAAGCGCTCCAAGTCCCGGGAGAGCAAGCGCAATCGGCGCCGCGAGTCCCGCTCCCGCTCCCGCTCCAACACGGCCCCCTCCTCCCGCCGCGATCGGGAGCGCGAACGCGAGCGCGCCTCATCCCCGCCGGACCGCATCGACATCTTCGGGCGCACGGTGAGCAAGCGCAGCAGCCTGGACGAGAAGCAGaagcgggaggaggaggagaaaaaagcagagttCGAGCGGCAGCGGAAAAT TCGTCAACAAGAAATCGAAGAGAAACTCATAGAGGAAGAAACTGCTCGAAGAGTGGAAGAACTTGTGGCTAAAAGAGTGGAAGAAGAGTTGGAGAAACGGAAGGATGAGATTGAGCGAGAGGTTCTCCGCAGGGTGGAGGAGGCTAAGCGCATCATGGAAAAACAGTTGCTCGAAGAACTCGAGCGACAGCGACAAGCTGAGCTTGCAGCACAAAAAGCCAGAGAG GAAGAAGAGCGTGCAAAGCGTGAGGAACTAGAGCGAATACTAGAAGAGAATAATCGAAAAATTGCAGAAGCACAAGCTAAACTG GCTGAAGAGCAATTGAAAATTgttgaagaacaaagaaagattCATGAGGAGAGGATGAAACTAGAACAAGAGAGGCAACGtcagcaaaaggaagagcaaaaaatTATCTTGGGCAAAGGAAAGTCTAGGCCAAAACTGTCCTTCTCGCTAAAGAGCCAAGATTAA